One genomic window of Coffea eugenioides isolate CCC68of chromosome 1, Ceug_1.0, whole genome shotgun sequence includes the following:
- the LOC113759525 gene encoding protein transport protein Sec23A, giving the protein MTNQPPPQSSFNAYPVNIHPSNPAETKLSSSSPFLSPSAPPSRFPPPAPPLLQPNQIPSPSIKIPNLASPSNPIRTPSPLPVPHLSTPPGPPVFSSPLQPAAVPFRTSPATPQPLAFSSGSSLPASSSPQVLNGITQLQHQISDTTEEYSHLSDSPNVLFTAHKVLKQKKLANVPSLGFGALVSPGQEVSPGPQIIQRDPHRCQNCGAFSNLYCNILLGSGQWQCVICRNLNASEGEYIASSKEELRNLPELSSPLVEYVQTGNKRPGFIPVSDSRVTAPIVLVIDECLDESHLQHLQSSLHAFVDSLPPTTRIGVVLYGRTVSVYDFSEELSACADVLPGGKSPSPESLKAMVYGTGIYLSPIHASLPVAHTIFSSLRPFKLNIPEASRDRCLGAAVEVALAIVQGPSAEVSRGVVKRPGGNSRIIVCAGGPTTYGPGSVPHSFGHPNYPHLEKTALKWMENLGREAHHRGTVIDVLCAGTCPVRVPILQCLAKASGGVLVLHDDFGEAFGVNLQRASCRAAGSQGLLEVRCSDDIFVSQVIGPGEEAHIDSNDAFRNDGALSVKMFSVEETQSFALFMEARADIKSDFVYFQFVIQFSNVYQADISRVITVRFPTVDTVSAYLESVQDEAAAVLIAKKTLLRAKNFNEALDMQSTIDERVKDIASKFGSQLPKSKLNQFPKELSLLPELLFHLRRGPLLGSILGHEDERSVLRNLFLNASFDLSLRMVAPRCLMHREGGTFEELPAYDLAMQSDAAVVLDHGTDVFIWLGTELAAQEGKSAAALAACRTLAEELTEMRFPAPRILAFKEGSSQARYFVSRLIPAHKDPPYEQEARFPQLRTLSAEQRTKLKSSFLNFDDPSFCEWMRSLKVLPPEPS; this is encoded by the exons ATGACCAATCAGCCGCCCCCACAGTCGTCTTTCAATGCCTACCCTGTTAACATCCACCCCTCCAACCCTGCGGAAACTAAGTTGAGCAGCTCTTCTCCTTTCCTTTCACCATCTGCCCCACCGTCAAGATTTCCTCCGCCGGCGCCACCACTTCTGCAGCCCAACCAAATCCCATCACCGTCTATCAAGATCCCAAATCTAGCTTCCCCTTCCAATCCCATCAGAACCCCAAGCCCTCTCCCTGTTCCTCATCTCAGCACTCCACCGGGTCCTCCTGTCTTCTCTTCCCCACTGCAACCTGCTGCTGTGCCATTCAGAACTTCGCCAGCCACTCCTCAGCCACTTGCTTTCTCTTCCGGTTCGTCTTTACCCGCATCTTCGTCTCCACAAGTTTTAAATGGCATCACTCAGTTGCAGCACCAAATTTCTGACACTACAGAGGAGTATAGCCATCTTTCGGATTCTCCAAATGTCTTATTCACAGCCCACAAG GTGctgaaacaaaagaaactagcTAATGTTCCCAGTTTAGGATTTGGTGCACTTGTTTCCCCTGGCCAGGAGGTCTCACCAGGTCCTCAAATAATACAACGTGATCCCCACAGGTGCCAAAATTGTGGGGCCTTTTCAAATCTCTATTGCAATATCTTGCTTGGGTCAGGCCAGTGGCAGTGTGTCATATGCCGTAATCTAAATGCAAGTGAGGGTGAATACATAGCTTCCAGCAAGGAAGAACTTCGTAATCTGCCAGAATTGTCTTCTCCACTGGTTGAATATGTTCAGACCGGTAACAAGAGACCTGGGTTTATTCCAGTTTCTGATTCTAGGGTGACAGCACCAATTGTTCTTGTAATAGATGAGTGCTTGGACGAATCACATCTCCAACACCTACAAAGCTCGTTGCATGCGTTTGTTGATTCTCTGCCTCCAACTACACGAATTGGAGTTGTGCTTTATGGCCGGACGGTGTCAGTGTATGATTTTTCAGAAGAATTATCTGCCTGTGCTGATGTACTCCCCGGGGGCAAATCACCTAGTCCAGAGTCTTTAAAAGCAATGGTTTATGGGACTGGGATATACTTGTCACCAATTCATGCATCCCTTCCCGTTGCACATACAATATTTTCGTCGTTGAGGCCATTCAAACTAAATATTCCTGAAGCTTCCAGAGACCGTTGTCTGGGTGCTGCGGTAGAAGTTGCTCTGGCAATAGTCCAGGGTCCTTCTGCAGAAGTGTCACGGGGGGTTGTAAAAAGGCCTGGTGGAAATAGTAGAATAATTGTCTGCGCTGGTGGTCCTACTACATATGGCCCTGGTTCAGTTCCTCATTCTTTCGGTCACCCTAATTATCCTCACTTGGAGAAAACAGCACTGAAGTGGATGGAGAATCTAGGCCGCGAGGCTCATCACCGTGGTACAGTGATTGATGTGTTATGCGCTGGGACATGCCCAGTACGAGTACCTATATTACAATGTCTTGCCAAAGCTTCTGGTGGAGTTCTTGTTCTTCATGATGATTTTGGTGAGGCATTTGGTGTGAATTTGCAGAGGGCATCTTGCAGGGCTGCAGGTTCTCAAGGTTTGCTGGAGGTCCGTTGTTCTGATGATATTTTTGTGAGTCAAGTAATAGGCCCTGGTGAGGAGGCACACATTGACAGTAATGATGCATTCAGGAATGATGGCGCTCTTTCTGTAAAGATGTTTAGTGTTGAAGAAACACAGAGCTTTGCATTATTCATGGAGGCTAGGGCAGACATCAAGAGTGACTTTGTGTATTTTCAATTTGTAATCCAATTTTCAAATGTTTATCAAGCTGATATCTCAAGAGTGATAACTGTCAGATTTCCTACAGTGGACACTGTGTCGGCTTATCTTGAGAGTGTCCAAGATGAAGCTGCTGCCGTACTTATTGCCAAGAAGACCCTTTTGCGAGCCAAGAACTTCAATGAAGCACTTGATATGCAATCAACAATTGATGAAAGAGTTAAAGATATTGCTAGTAAGTTTGGGTCTCAATTGCCAAAATCAAAGCTTAATCAGTTTCCGAAGGAACTCTCTTTGTTGCCAGAACTATTATTCCATCTCAGAAGAGGCCCACTTCTGGGAAGCATTCTCGGTCATGAGGACGAGAGGTCTGTATTGCGGAACTTGTTTCTGAATGCATCGTTTGATTTGTCACTTCGTATGGTAGCACCTCGCTGTCTAATGCATCGAGAAGGGGGCACATTTGAGGAGCTACCTGCATATGACCTTGCTATGCAATCTGATGCAGCAGTGGTTCTTGACCACGGAACAGATGTCTTCATTTGGCTG GGTACCGAACTTGCTGCTCAGGAAGGAAAAAGCGCTGCTGCTTTGGCAGCTTGTAGGACATTGGCTGAAGAGCTAACTGAAATGCGGTTCCCAGCTCCACGGATTCTTGCTTTCAAG GAGGGGAGTTCTCAGGCTCGATATTTTGTTTCTCGGTTGATTCCGGCTCACAAAGACCCCCCATACGAGCAG GAGGCTAGGTTTCCACAGCTTCGGACTTTGTCAGCAGAGCAGAGGACGAAGCTGAAAAGTAGCTTTCTTAACTTTGACGATCCCAGCTTCTGTGAGTGGATGCGAAGTTTGAAAGTTCTGCCACCAGAGCCAAGCTAA
- the LOC113752398 gene encoding PSME3-interacting protein gives MADDDHLPPQIRLVNFVSEEQLEEARRSRGSRIDDGTAQRDRSLYEILKENKDRKDAEFNERFKHRPPKALDEDETEFLDKLEMSRREYERQVADEEALQLQRFQAAVAAQCDVHELKETPSAPKVQDQNVSKRKNPSSQPLGMVIKVKPQAKKAKGDLMGSEETSIAVETPGGDKAETHNSDNEKFHFARNSGLVSYSESDEDE, from the exons ATGGCGGACGACGACCATTTACCTCCCCAGATCAGGCTCGTCAATTTCGTCTCTGAAGAACAG TTGGAAGAAGCCAGGAGAAGTAGGGGGTCTCGCATCGACGATGGAACTGCCCAGAGAGATAGGTCCCTGTACGAG ATCCTCAAGGAGAATAAAGACAGAAAAGATGCAGAATTCAATGAGCGTTTCAAGCATA GACCTCCCAAAGCATTGGATGAAGATGAGACTGAGTTTCTTGATAAATTAGAGATG TCAAGGAGAGAATATGAACGCCAAGTGGCAGATGAAGAAGCACTGCAGCTGCAAAGATTTCAA GCGGCTGTGGCAGCACAATGTGATGTTCATGAGCTAAAGGAGACGCCTTCTGCTCCCAAAGTACAG GATCAAAATGTGTCCAAGAGGAAGAATCCTTCATCTCAACCATTAGGCATGGTTATTAAAGTCAAGCCGCAAGCAAAGAAAGCAAAAGGGGATTTGATGGGTTCAGAGGAGACATCAATTGCTGTGGAAACACCTGGTGGTGATAAAGCTGAAACTCATAATAGCGATAATGAGAAGTTCCATTTTGCTAGGAATAGCGGTTTGGTTTCGTACAGTGAAAGTGATGAAGATGAATGA
- the LOC113780930 gene encoding ABC transporter B family member 11-like, with the protein MTGDEESGSPLSGHPNTNQLPAAATTQGQIHATTAAAANGDLVATTQQHKEEPTTTTTTTNTVPFLKLFSFADSTDMFLMIIGTIGAIGNGLCLPLMTVFFGELTDSFGQTPNTKDVVRVVSKVSLKFVYLALGSAVAGFLQVSCWMITGERQAARIRSLYLKTILRQDVGFFDKETNTGEVVGRMSGDTVLIQDAMGEKVGKFIQLVSTFIGGFVIAFAKGWLLTLVMLSSIPPLVIAGGLMSLVISRMASHGQEAYAKAAIVVEQTIGSIRTVASFTGEKQAVADYDKSLTKAYRSGVHEGLATGLGLGSVMCLVFCSYALAIWFGAKMIAEKKNTGGEVLNVIIAVLSGSMSLGQASPCMTAFASGRAAAFKMFETINRTPEIDAYDASGKTLDDIRGDIELKDVYFSYPARPDEQIFSGLSVFIPSGHTAALVGQSGSGKSTVISLIERFYDPQAGEVLIDGTNLKDFQLKWIREKIGLVSQEPVLFTASIKDNIAYSKERVTIEQIRAAAELANAAKFIDKLPKGLDTMVGEHGTQLSGGQKQRIAIARAILKDPRILLLDEATSALDAESERIVQEALDRIMVNRTTVIVAHRLSTVRNADMIAVIHRGKIIEKGTHSELTNDPEGAYSQLIRLQDMNRDTEEYIEEKDKSDITIESSRQSSQRMSLKRSISRGSSVGNSSRRSITVSFGLPTGLTMSEHTVAEPDVNTQDITSKPSKVSMRRLASLNKPEIPVIFVGVIAAVANGAILPTFGILISSVIKAFYKSPHELKKDSRFWALIFMALGVASLLAYPSRTYLFGVAGCKLIRRIRSMCFEKVVHMEVGWFDESEHSSGVIGAKLSADAASVRALVGDALAQLVQDTSSTIVGLAIAFDASWQLALIILAMLPLIGLNGYVQIKFMKGFSADAKMMYEEASQVANDAVGSIRTVASFCAEEKVMELYKKKCEGPMKTGIRQGLISGIGFGLSFALLFCVYATSFYAGARLVEDGKITFSDVFRVFFALTMAAMAISQSSSIAPDSSKAKGAAASIFAILDRKSKIDASDESGMTLESVNGEIELQRVSFRYPSRPDVQIFRDLSLKIRSGKTVALVGESGSGKSTVISLLQRFYDPDSGHITLDGIEIQKFQVKWLRRQMGLVSQEPVLFNDTIRANIAYGKEGNATEGEIIEAAKLANAHKFVSGLQQGYETIVGERGVQLSGGQKQRVAIARAIVKGPKVVLLDEATSALDAESERIVQDALDQVMVSRTTVVVAHRLSTIKGADVIAVVKNGVIVEKGKHDALVNIKDGVYASLVALHMNANANANAPAASSSSSS; encoded by the exons ATGACGGGTGATGAAGAGAGTGGTTCCCCGCTCAGCGGCCATCCAAATACCAACCAGCTGCCCGCAGCCGCAACAACCCAGGGACAGATCCACGCTACTACTGCTGCTGCAGCAAATGGCGATCTGGTGGCCACTACTCAGCAGCACAAGGAGGAGCCCACCACTACCACTACCACCACCAATACCGTTCCCTTTCTTAAGCTTTTCTCCTTTGCCGATTCTACCGACATGTTCTTGATGATCATTGGAACCATTGGTGCCATTGGCAATGGCTTGTGCCTTCCCCTCATGACTGTCTTCTTCGGAGAATTGACAGACTCTTTCGGACAAACCCCGAATACCAAAGATGTCGTCCGGGTGGTTTCTAAG GTTTCTCTCAAATTCGTCTATTTGGCTTTGGGATCTGCTGTCGCTGGGTTCCTCC AGGTGAGTTGTTGGATGATCACCGGTGAGAGACAGGCTGCTCGCATAAGGAGCCTTTACTTAAAAACTATTTTGCGCCAAGATGTCGGATTCTTTGACAAGGAAACCAACACTGGAGAAGTTGTTGGCCGGATGTCTGGGGACACCGTTCTCATACAAGATGCTATGGGTGAAAAG GTTGGCAAGTTCATACAGCTCGTGTCTACGTTTATTGGAGGTTTTGTCATTGCCTTTGCCAAGGGGTGGCTTCTTACCCTCGTCATGTTATCTTCTATTCCTCCACTTGTCATTGCTGGAGGACTTATGTCCCTTGTCATTTCCCGAATGGCTTCCCATGGACAAGAAGCTTATGCCAAGGCTGCAATTGTAGTTGAGCAGACTATTGGCTCCATCAGAACA GTTGCGTCGTTCACAGGGGAAAAGCAAGCTGTGGCCGACTACGACAAGTCCCTGACAAAAGCTTACAGATCAGGAGTACACGAGGGGCTGGCTACCGGCCTAGGTCTAGGATCAGTCATGTGTCTTGTGTTCTGCAGTTACGCTTTGGCTATCTGGTTTGGTGCAAAGATGATTGCAGAAAAAAAGAATACAGGAGGTGAAGTGCTTAATGTAATCATTGCAGTGTTATCTGGTTCCAT GTCCTTGGGACAAGCATCGCCCTGCATGACTGCATTTGCTTCAGGTCGTGCTGCAGCCTTCAAGATGTTTGAGACAATAAACAGAACACCCGAGATAGATGCATATGATGCTAGTGGAAAGACACTGGACGATATTCGCGGAGATATCGAGTTAAAGGATGTATATTTCAGCTACCCTGCCAGACCGGATGAACAAATTTTCAGTGGATTATCAGTATTCATACCTAGTGGCCATACTGCAGCATTGGTTGGGCAAAGCGGAAGTGGCAAGTCAACTGTGATTAGTTTGATCGAGAGATTCTATGATCCACAGGCTGGTGAAGTTCTAATTGATGGAACTAATCTTAAGGACTTCCAGCTCAAATGGATCAGGGAAAAGATAGGTCTTGTCAGCCAAGAACCTGTGCTTTTCACTGCCAGCATTAAGGACAATATTGCTTATAGCAAGGAAAGAGTGACAATTGAACAAATTAGAGCTGCAGCTGAGTTGGCCAATGCTGCTAAATTTATTGATAAGCTACCCAAG GGATTAGACACCATGGTCGGAGAGCACGGAACTCAGCTTTCTGGGGGACAAAAGCAAAGAATTGCCATAGCTAGAGCAATTTTAAAAGATCCACGAATTTTACTTCTAGATGAAGCAACTAGTGCCCTAGATGCAGAATCTGAAAGAATAGTACAAGAGGCATTGGACAGAATCATGGTAAATAGAACAACTGTCATTGTTGCACACCGTCTGAGCACGGTGAGAAATGCTGACATGATTGCAGTCATTCACCGGGGAAAGATTATTGAGAAAG GTACGCATTCTGAACTAACTAATGATCCCGAAGGAGCTTACAGTCAGCTTATACGCTTGCAAGACATGAATAGAGATACAGAAgaatatattgaagaaaaagACAAATCTGATATCACCATAGAATCTAGTAGACAGTCAAGCCAAAGAATGTCACTCAAACGTTCCATCAGTCGTGGATCTTCTGTAGGAAATAGCAGCAGACGGTCAATCACTGTCTCATTTGGTTTACCTACTGGACTAACTATGTCTGAACATACAGTGGCAGAACCTGATGTCAATACGCAGGATATCACAAGTAAGCCTTCAAAAGTCTCAATGCGCCGCCTTGCTTCCCTTAACAAGCCTGAGATACCGGTGATCTTTGTTGGAGTAATAGCTGCAGTTGCTAATGGCGCAATATTACCTACTTTTGGAATCTTAATATCTAGCGTGATCAAAGCATTTTATAAGTCACCTCATGAATTAAAGAAGGATTCACGATTTTGGGCGTTAATATTTATGGCTCTTGGAGTGGCATCATTACTAGCATACCCATCAAGAACGTACCTTTTTGGCGTGGCTGGATGCAAACTGATCAGACGAATTAGATCTATGTGCTTTGAGAAGGTGGTTCATATGGAGGTTGGTTGGTTTGATGAGTCTGAGCACTCAAGTGGAGTTATTGGCGCAAAGCTCTCTGCTGATGCAGCTAGTGTGCGTGCATTAGTTGGAGATGCACTGGCGCAGTTGGTTCAAGACACTTCCTCAACAATAGTTGGTTTGGCTATTGCTTTTGATGCAAGTTGGCAACTGGCACTTATTATTCTTGCTATGTTACCTTTGATAGGATTGAATGGATATGTACAAATCAAGTTCATGAAAGGGTTTAGTGCAGATGCAAAG ATGATGTATGAGGAAGCAAGTCAAGTTGCTAATGATGCAGTTGGAAGTATAAGAACGGTTGCTTCATTTTGTGCTGAAGAGAAGGTGATGGAATTATACAAGAAGAAATGTGAAGGACCAATGAAAACAGGGATTAGGCAAGGTTTGATTAGTGGaattggttttggtttatcATTCGCATTGCTTTTCTGTGTTTATGCCACCAGTTTCTATGCTGGAGCCCGTCTTGTGGAGGATGGTAAAATAACATTCTCAGATGTTTTCCGT GTTTTCTTTGCTCTAACAATGGCAGCGATGGCAATCTCTCAATCTAGCTCAATTGCACCGGACTCAAGCAAAGCCAAGGGTGCTGCAGCTTCAATATTTGCAATACTTGACAGGAAATCAAAGATTGACGCAAGCGATGAGTCTGGAATGACCCTAGAGAGTGTGAATGGCGAAATTGAGTTGCAACGTGTAAGCTTCAGGTATCCAAGCAGACCAGACGTTCAGATATTCCGAGACCTGTCCTTGAAGATTCGCAGTGGCAAG ACGGTTGCTCTAGTTGGAgagagtggaagtgggaaatcCACAGTGATCTCGTTGTTGCAAAGATTTTACGATCCCGATTCAGGTCATATTACATTGGATGGGATTGAGATTCAAAAATTCCAAGTGAAATGGCTAAGACGGCAAATGGGCCTTGTGAGCCAAGAACCCGTGCTGTTTAATGATACAATCCGAGCCAACATAGCATACGGGAAGGAAGGGAATGCGACGGAAGGAGAAATCATAGAAGCAGCAAAGTTGGCAAATGCGCATAAGTTCGTCAGTGGGTTGCAACAG GGATACGAAACAATAGTCGGAGAGCGTGGAGTCCAACTGTCGGGCGGACAAAAGCAGCGGGTGGCCATCGCACGGGCCATAGTAAAAGGTCCAAAGGTGGTGTTGCTGGACGAGGCAACCAGCGCATTGGATGCTGAATCAGAAAGAATAGTTCAAGATGCACTGGATCAAGTAATGGTGAGTCGGACAACGGTGGTAGTAGCGCACAGGTTATCAACAATTAAGGGAGCAGACGTGATTGCAGTGGTAAAAAATGGAGTGATCGTGGAGAAGGGAAAGCATGACGCTCTGGTCAACATTAAAGATGGTGTTTATGCCTCCTTAGTCGCACTTCACATGAATGCCAATGCCAATGCCAATGCTcctgctgcttcttcttcttcttcttcatga